Proteins encoded within one genomic window of Apis mellifera strain DH4 linkage group LG1, Amel_HAv3.1, whole genome shotgun sequence:
- the LOC412721 gene encoding nuclear pore complex protein Nup154 isoform X1 — protein MTLTEMEPLKIHLDALEMAGKVVDIHITADSNFPSLINLMRYNVQGGPTVSGLDDHDYPNINGMSMCFSNINQMKVHSKISLPSEIMEHFHRVQCHSMMGLFTEISKAWLTIDSDIYVWSYENESDVAYFDGLNETIISVGLVKPKPNVFQSYVKYLLILTTTVEITILGVTLIENEGSSPEMQLVPEPIFTVATDGIGITTIANTNTGRIFLGGRNGSLYEIYYQAESSWFGKRCKKINHSEGPLSFLVPSFVTIALSEEEAIIQISIDDSRNILYTLGDKGTITVWDIDNDGASKVASLSQASLVQNAVHVVKTLDSNNFRPLVSISAITESESVHLNLVVIAATGTRFYCSCTSVSNPTCRPQGLQLIHVRLPPGYAANATVMRPRKVQMAHYRKGTLILVCGGDTETVLCLSNDAYPFTNYLAETQSPLSLDSPFWTMAEILVEPAIRIEKQSITQEEPPLVVRQHMEAPRKFIFLTSQGAIIYVQVRPMDILKQLLLEQRGPDTEAIRAYFQSQSLEQACATCLILATLESSQNAELAEWATRAFFLYGSQRTTSIGPPLDIHDICTSTPRIPNYDLRLQAFRPHAPVGLNTDISLQQFSAKHNGLYLYVGRILRPIWNMRCIKQEIINNKTQISSTISTRQVSWILSLLQALRSFLNKNTHITKQHGTNKTTDGFETTIRSHCQEPIVEERNSLAALKIFITHACEVLELWKILCENHLNNIVNCLSKDQINQFSTATFRDLILIGHEISSLLIIHLIDSYLADNASVDAVSQRLREVCPNLYRNEDAVCSKANEIILKAKSCTNLKEKECYLRSALKLCKEVAPRLNLSAVCQQFIACQFYVGVLELCISCAERVDPNNTALHYYKNNEPKEDQEGYMKRLEIYKEFITLLDHLYNQSISNPLTPTISSKVGSPSQNSSTVPVTPAKEILQNIITDALHSTCEILHASVYAWMMERRLHGELIALAAPSLETYLTRVNAPDLLWQFYEKNKNHAAAAKILDALATKESNIPLSQRVEYLARAVVCMRSDQAGYAPYLDIFLRELEDKVEVARIQQQILDTICNQHLNDRLNEEIFRALNSSLLDITKLYEKYADPLQLSECKLAIIHCSGHQDAMLIQEIWTNIINNELKDASTAEDKMTILMSKIISLGQEYSGSPHCFPVDFLIKQLEIKACKLNVSNTGIISGFLQLGVSMEDLLDIYKMIGKDTRTWLNEGNEFHLIESTANLINYFISHSNITNTFIKRKIITKCQDVISKCLLTLQTKPHGQELITRLRSIQNVLNRM, from the exons ATGACTCTCACTGAAATGGAACCGcttaaaatacatttagaTGCCTTAGAAATGGCAGGAAAAGTAGttgatatacatattacaGCAGATAgtaattttccttctttaatCAATCTTATGCGATATAATGTTCaag gtgGACCAACTGTTAGTGGTCTTGATGATCATGATTATCCAAATATAAATGGAATGTCAATgtgtttttcaaatataaatcaaatgaaaGTACATAGTAAAATTTCTTTGCCATCTGAAATAATGGAACATTTTCATC GTGTACAATGTCATTCTATGATGGGACTTTTTACAGAAATTTCAAAAGCATGGCTTACAATTGATAGTGATATATATGTTTGGTCATATGAAAAtga gTCTGATGTTGCATATTTTGATGGGTTAAATGAAACTATTATAAGTGTAGGTTTAGTTAAACCCAAACCAAATGTATTTCAATCTtatgtgaaatatttgttGATTCTTACAACTACAGTAGAAATAACTATTCTTGGAGTTAcattaatagaaaatgaag gcTCATCCCCAGAAATGCAATTAGTTCCAGAACCAATTTTTACAGTTGCTACAGATGGTATTGGTATTACAACAATAGCAAATACTAATACTGGTAGAATTTTTCTTGGTGGTAGAAATGGATccctttatgaaatatattatcag GCAGAAAGTAGCTGGTTTGGAAAAcgttgcaaaaaaataaatcattctgAAGGTCCATTATCATTTTTAGTTCCATCATTTGTCACTATAGCTTTATCAGAAGAAGAagcaataatacaaatttccaTTGATGAttcgcgaaatattttatatactttaggTGATAAAGGAACAATTACAGTGTGGGATATTGATAATGATGGTGCATCCAAAGTTGCATCTTTATCACAAGCTTCCTTAGTGCAAAATGCAGTTCATGTTGTTaa aacattggatagtaataattttcgacCATTAGTGAGCATATCTGCTATTACAGAATCAGAATCAGTACATTTAAACTTAGTTGTAATTGCGGCTACTGGAACACGTTTCTACTGCAGTTGCACTTCAGTTTCTAATCCAACATGTAGACCTCAAGGTCTGCAATTAATACATGTTAGATTACCACCAGGTTATGCTGCTAATGCTACAGTCATGAGACCAAGAAAAGTACAAATGGCACATTATAGAAAAg gaACACTTATTCTTGTTTGTGGTGGAGATACAGAAACTGTTTTATGTTTAAGTAATGATGCTTATCcatttactaattatttagCCGAAACTCAAAGTCCTTTATCGCTTGATAGTCCATTTTGGACAATGGCTGAAATTCTCGTAGAACCAGCTATACGTATTGAAAAACAAAGTATTACTCAAGAAGAACCTCCTCTTGTTGTAAGACAACATATGGAAGCTcctcgaaaatttatatttttaacttctcaa ggTGCCATAATTTATGTTCAAGTTCGTCCAatggatattttaaaacaacttCTTTTAGAACAACGTGGCCCTGATACTGAAGCCATTCGAGCATATTTTCAATCACAATCATTGGAACAAGCATGCGCAACTTGCCTTATTTTAGCTACACTTGAAAGTTCTCAAAATGCTGAG ttagcAGAATGGGCAACAAgagcattttttttatatggtaGTCAACGAACAACAAGCATTGGACCTCCACTGGATATACATG ATATTTGTACATCAACACCAAGAATTccaaattatgatttaagaCTTCAAGCTTTTCGACCTCATGCACCAGTTGGACTTAATACAGATATTTCTCTACAACAGTTTTCTGCAAAACACAatggtttatatttatatgtcgGAAGAATATTACGACCTATATGGAATATGCGTTGTATCaaacaagaaattataaacaacAAAACTcaa atTTCTAGTACAATTTCAACTAGACAAGTTAGTTGGATTTTAAGTCTCTTACAAGCATTAAGATCATTTCTCAATAAAAATACCCACATTACAAAGca acATGGTACTAATAAGACAACTGATGGATTTGAAACAACTATACGTAGTCATTGTCAAGAACCAATTGTTGAAGAAAGGAATTCTTTAGctgcattaaaaatttttattactcatGCCTGTGAAGTATTAGAACTTTGGAAAATTCTATgtgaaaatcatttaaataatattgtgaatTGTTTATCAaag gatcaaattaatcaattttctacGGCTACATttcgagatttaattttaattggtcATGAAATTTCTTCATTGTTGATCATTCATCTTATAGATAG TTATCTCGCAGATAATGCATCTGTTGATGCTGTTAGTCAAAGATTACGAGAAGTTTGcccaaatttatatagaaatgaagATGCTGTCTGTTCTAAG gccaatgaaataatcttaaaagcAAAAAGCTGTACAAATCTCAAAGAAAAGGAATGTTATTTGCGATCTgctttaaaa CTTTGTAAAGAAGTTGCTCCCAGGTTAAATTTAAGTGCAGTATGTCAACAATTTATTGCTTGTCAATTTTATGTGGGTGTACTTGAATTATGTATATCTTGTGCAGAAAGAGTAGATCCTAATAATACTgctttacattattataaaaataatgaaccaAAAGAAGATCAAGAAGGTTATATGAAAAG attagaaatttataaagaatttatcacACTATTGGACCACCTCTATAATCAAAGCATCTCTAATCCATTAACTCCCACTATATCTAGTAAAGTTGGATCTCCATCACAAAATAGTTCCACAGTTCCTGTTACTCCAGCAAAAGAAAta ttacAGAATATTATAACTGATGCATTACATTCTACATGTGAAATTCTCCATGCTTCAGTGTATGCTTGGATGATGGAAAGAAGACTTCATGGAGAACTTATAGCTCTTGCAGCACCTTCTTTAGAAACTTATCTTACCCGTGTTAATGCGCCAGATTTGCTTTGGcagttttatgaaaaaaataaaaatcatgctGCTGCAGCTAAAATCTTAGATGCTTTAGCGACAAAAga atcaaATATACCGTTGTCACAGAGAGTTGAATATTTAGCTCGAGCAGTAGTTTGTATGCGAAGCGACCAAGCTGGATATGCTCCATaccttgatatatttttacgtgAATTAGAAGACAAAGTAGAAGTTGCTAGAATACAACAACAG ATATTAGATACGATTTGTAATCAACATCTTAACGATCGGcttaatgaagaaatatttagagCATTAAATTCTTCATTACTTGATATTACAAAG ttatacGAAAAATATGCAGATCCTTTGCAATTGTCAGAATGTAAATTAGCTATAATTCATTGTTCTGGTCATCAAGATGCAATGTTAATCCAAGAAATCTGgactaatattataaacaatg aattAAAAGATGCATCAACAGCAGAGGATAAAATGACTATTTTAAtgagtaaaattatatctttgggACAAGAATATTCAGGATCACCACATTGTTTTCCAGTtg acttTTTGATAAAACAACTAGAAATAAAGGcatgtaaattaaatgtatcaaATACTGGAATTATATCTGGATTTTTGCAATTAGGAGTATCAATGGAAGatcttttagatatatataa aaTGATTGGCAAAGATACTCGAACTTGGTTGAATGAAGGAAATGAATTTCATCTTATTGAATCAACtgcaaatttaatcaattatttcatatcgCATTCAAACATAACCAACACTTTCATCAA acgaaaaataataacaaaatgccAAGatgtaatttcaaaatgtttacTTACTTTACAAACTAAACCTCATGGACAAGAATTGATAACAAGACTTAGATCAATTCAAAATGTCCTAAATCGTATGTAA
- the LOC412721 gene encoding nuclear pore complex protein Nup154 isoform X2: MTLTEMEPLKIHLDALEMAGKVVDIHITADSNFPSLINLMRYNVQGGPTVSGLDDHDYPNINGMSMCFSNINQMKVHSKISLPSEIMEHFHRVQCHSMMGLFTEISKAWLTIDSDIYVWSYENESDVAYFDGLNETIISVGLVKPKPNVFQSYVKYLLILTTTVEITILGVTLIENEGSSPEMQLVPEPIFTVATDGIGITTIANTNTGRIFLGGRNGSLYEIYYQAESSWFGKRCKKINHSEGPLSFLVPSFVTIALSEEEAIIQISIDDSRNILYTLGDKGTITVWDIDNDGASKVASLSQASLVQNAVHVVKTLDSNNFRPLVSISAITESESVHLNLVVIAATGTRFYCSCTSVSNPTCRPQGLQLIHVRLPPGYAANATVMRPRKVQMAHYRKGTLILVCGGDTETVLCLSNDAYPFTNYLAETQSPLSLDSPFWTMAEILVEPAIRIEKQSITQEEPPLVVRQHMEAPRKFIFLTSQGAIIYVQVRPMDILKQLLLEQRGPDTEAIRAYFQSQSLEQACATCLILATLESSQNAELAEWATRAFFLYGSQRTTSIGPPLDIHDICTSTPRIPNYDLRLQAFRPHAPVGLNTDISLQQFSAKHNGLYLYVGRILRPIWNMRCIKQEIINNKTQISSTISTRQVSWILSLLQALRSFLNKNTHITKQHGTNKTTDGFETTIRSHCQEPIVEERNSLAALKIFITHACEVLELWKILCENHLNNIVNCLSKDQINQFSTATFRDLILIGHEISSLLIIHLIDSYLADNASVDAVSQRLREVCPNLYRNEDAVCSKANEIILKAKSCTNLKEKECYLRSALKLCKEVAPRLNLSAVCQQFIACQFYVGVLELCISCAERVDPNNTALHYYKNNEPKEDQEGYMKRLEIYKEFITLLDHLYNQSISNPLTPTISSKVGSPSQNSSTVPVTPAKEILQNIITDALHSTCEILHASVYAWMMERRLHGELIALAAPSLETYLTRVNAPDLLWQFYEKNKNHAAAAKILDALATKESNIPLSQRVEYLARAVVCMRSDQAGYAPYLDIFLRELEDKVEVARIQQQILDTICNQHLNDRLNEEIFRALNSSLLDITKLYEKYADPLQLSECKLAIIHCSGHQDAMLIQEIWTNIINNELKDASTAEDKMTILMSKIISLGQEYSGSPHCFPVDFLIKQLEIKACKLNVSNTGIISGFLQLGVSMEDLLDIYKMIGKDTRTWLNEGNEFHLIESTANLINYFISHSNITNTFIN; the protein is encoded by the exons ATGACTCTCACTGAAATGGAACCGcttaaaatacatttagaTGCCTTAGAAATGGCAGGAAAAGTAGttgatatacatattacaGCAGATAgtaattttccttctttaatCAATCTTATGCGATATAATGTTCaag gtgGACCAACTGTTAGTGGTCTTGATGATCATGATTATCCAAATATAAATGGAATGTCAATgtgtttttcaaatataaatcaaatgaaaGTACATAGTAAAATTTCTTTGCCATCTGAAATAATGGAACATTTTCATC GTGTACAATGTCATTCTATGATGGGACTTTTTACAGAAATTTCAAAAGCATGGCTTACAATTGATAGTGATATATATGTTTGGTCATATGAAAAtga gTCTGATGTTGCATATTTTGATGGGTTAAATGAAACTATTATAAGTGTAGGTTTAGTTAAACCCAAACCAAATGTATTTCAATCTtatgtgaaatatttgttGATTCTTACAACTACAGTAGAAATAACTATTCTTGGAGTTAcattaatagaaaatgaag gcTCATCCCCAGAAATGCAATTAGTTCCAGAACCAATTTTTACAGTTGCTACAGATGGTATTGGTATTACAACAATAGCAAATACTAATACTGGTAGAATTTTTCTTGGTGGTAGAAATGGATccctttatgaaatatattatcag GCAGAAAGTAGCTGGTTTGGAAAAcgttgcaaaaaaataaatcattctgAAGGTCCATTATCATTTTTAGTTCCATCATTTGTCACTATAGCTTTATCAGAAGAAGAagcaataatacaaatttccaTTGATGAttcgcgaaatattttatatactttaggTGATAAAGGAACAATTACAGTGTGGGATATTGATAATGATGGTGCATCCAAAGTTGCATCTTTATCACAAGCTTCCTTAGTGCAAAATGCAGTTCATGTTGTTaa aacattggatagtaataattttcgacCATTAGTGAGCATATCTGCTATTACAGAATCAGAATCAGTACATTTAAACTTAGTTGTAATTGCGGCTACTGGAACACGTTTCTACTGCAGTTGCACTTCAGTTTCTAATCCAACATGTAGACCTCAAGGTCTGCAATTAATACATGTTAGATTACCACCAGGTTATGCTGCTAATGCTACAGTCATGAGACCAAGAAAAGTACAAATGGCACATTATAGAAAAg gaACACTTATTCTTGTTTGTGGTGGAGATACAGAAACTGTTTTATGTTTAAGTAATGATGCTTATCcatttactaattatttagCCGAAACTCAAAGTCCTTTATCGCTTGATAGTCCATTTTGGACAATGGCTGAAATTCTCGTAGAACCAGCTATACGTATTGAAAAACAAAGTATTACTCAAGAAGAACCTCCTCTTGTTGTAAGACAACATATGGAAGCTcctcgaaaatttatatttttaacttctcaa ggTGCCATAATTTATGTTCAAGTTCGTCCAatggatattttaaaacaacttCTTTTAGAACAACGTGGCCCTGATACTGAAGCCATTCGAGCATATTTTCAATCACAATCATTGGAACAAGCATGCGCAACTTGCCTTATTTTAGCTACACTTGAAAGTTCTCAAAATGCTGAG ttagcAGAATGGGCAACAAgagcattttttttatatggtaGTCAACGAACAACAAGCATTGGACCTCCACTGGATATACATG ATATTTGTACATCAACACCAAGAATTccaaattatgatttaagaCTTCAAGCTTTTCGACCTCATGCACCAGTTGGACTTAATACAGATATTTCTCTACAACAGTTTTCTGCAAAACACAatggtttatatttatatgtcgGAAGAATATTACGACCTATATGGAATATGCGTTGTATCaaacaagaaattataaacaacAAAACTcaa atTTCTAGTACAATTTCAACTAGACAAGTTAGTTGGATTTTAAGTCTCTTACAAGCATTAAGATCATTTCTCAATAAAAATACCCACATTACAAAGca acATGGTACTAATAAGACAACTGATGGATTTGAAACAACTATACGTAGTCATTGTCAAGAACCAATTGTTGAAGAAAGGAATTCTTTAGctgcattaaaaatttttattactcatGCCTGTGAAGTATTAGAACTTTGGAAAATTCTATgtgaaaatcatttaaataatattgtgaatTGTTTATCAaag gatcaaattaatcaattttctacGGCTACATttcgagatttaattttaattggtcATGAAATTTCTTCATTGTTGATCATTCATCTTATAGATAG TTATCTCGCAGATAATGCATCTGTTGATGCTGTTAGTCAAAGATTACGAGAAGTTTGcccaaatttatatagaaatgaagATGCTGTCTGTTCTAAG gccaatgaaataatcttaaaagcAAAAAGCTGTACAAATCTCAAAGAAAAGGAATGTTATTTGCGATCTgctttaaaa CTTTGTAAAGAAGTTGCTCCCAGGTTAAATTTAAGTGCAGTATGTCAACAATTTATTGCTTGTCAATTTTATGTGGGTGTACTTGAATTATGTATATCTTGTGCAGAAAGAGTAGATCCTAATAATACTgctttacattattataaaaataatgaaccaAAAGAAGATCAAGAAGGTTATATGAAAAG attagaaatttataaagaatttatcacACTATTGGACCACCTCTATAATCAAAGCATCTCTAATCCATTAACTCCCACTATATCTAGTAAAGTTGGATCTCCATCACAAAATAGTTCCACAGTTCCTGTTACTCCAGCAAAAGAAAta ttacAGAATATTATAACTGATGCATTACATTCTACATGTGAAATTCTCCATGCTTCAGTGTATGCTTGGATGATGGAAAGAAGACTTCATGGAGAACTTATAGCTCTTGCAGCACCTTCTTTAGAAACTTATCTTACCCGTGTTAATGCGCCAGATTTGCTTTGGcagttttatgaaaaaaataaaaatcatgctGCTGCAGCTAAAATCTTAGATGCTTTAGCGACAAAAga atcaaATATACCGTTGTCACAGAGAGTTGAATATTTAGCTCGAGCAGTAGTTTGTATGCGAAGCGACCAAGCTGGATATGCTCCATaccttgatatatttttacgtgAATTAGAAGACAAAGTAGAAGTTGCTAGAATACAACAACAG ATATTAGATACGATTTGTAATCAACATCTTAACGATCGGcttaatgaagaaatatttagagCATTAAATTCTTCATTACTTGATATTACAAAG ttatacGAAAAATATGCAGATCCTTTGCAATTGTCAGAATGTAAATTAGCTATAATTCATTGTTCTGGTCATCAAGATGCAATGTTAATCCAAGAAATCTGgactaatattataaacaatg aattAAAAGATGCATCAACAGCAGAGGATAAAATGACTATTTTAAtgagtaaaattatatctttgggACAAGAATATTCAGGATCACCACATTGTTTTCCAGTtg acttTTTGATAAAACAACTAGAAATAAAGGcatgtaaattaaatgtatcaaATACTGGAATTATATCTGGATTTTTGCAATTAGGAGTATCAATGGAAGatcttttagatatatataa aaTGATTGGCAAAGATACTCGAACTTGGTTGAATGAAGGAAATGAATTTCATCTTATTGAATCAACtgcaaatttaatcaattatttcatatcgCATTCAAACATAACCAACACTTTCATCAA TTGA
- the LOC412721 gene encoding nuclear pore complex protein Nup155 isoform X3 encodes MTLTEMEPLKIHLDALEMAGKVVDIHITADSNFPSLINLMRYNVQGGPTVSGLDDHDYPNINGMSMCFSNINQMKVHSKISLPSEIMEHFHRVQCHSMMGLFTEISKAWLTIDSDIYVWSYENESDVAYFDGLNETIISVGLVKPKPNVFQSYVKYLLILTTTVEITILGVTLIENEGSSPEMQLVPEPIFTVATDGIGITTIANTNTGRIFLGGRNGSLYEIYYQAESSWFGKRCKKINHSEGPLSFLVPSFVTIALSEEEAIIQISIDDSRNILYTLGDKGTITVWDIDNDGASKVASLSQASLVQNAVHVVKTLDSNNFRPLVSISAITESESVHLNLVVIAATGTRFYCSCTSVSNPTCRPQGLQLIHVRLPPGYAANATVMRPRKVQMAHYRKGTLILVCGGDTETVLCLSNDAYPFTNYLAETQSPLSLDSPFWTMAEILVEPAIRIEKQSITQEEPPLVVRQHMEAPRKFIFLTSQGAIIYVQVRPMDILKQLLLEQRGPDTEAIRAYFQSQSLEQACATCLILATLESSQNAELAEWATRAFFLYGSQRTTSIGPPLDIHDICTSTPRIPNYDLRLQAFRPHAPVGLNTDISLQQFSAKHNGLYLYVGRILRPIWNMRCIKQEIINNKTQISSTISTRQVSWILSLLQALRSFLNKNTHITKQHGTNKTTDGFETTIRSHCQEPIVEERNSLAALKIFITHACEVLELWKILCENHLNNIVNCLSKDQINQFSTATFRDLILIGHEISSLLIIHLIDSYLADNASVDAVSQRLREVCPNLYRNEDAVCSKANEIILKAKSCTNLKEKECYLRSALKLCKEVAPRLNLSAVCQQFIACQFYVGVLELCISCAERVDPNNTALHYYKNNEPKEDQEGYMKRLEIYKEFITLLDHLYNQSISNPLTPTISSKVGSPSQNSSTVPVTPAKEILQNIITDALHSTCEILHASVYAWMMERRLHGELIALAAPSLETYLTRVNAPDLLWQFYEKNKNHAAAAKILDALATKESNIPLSQRVEYLARAVVCMRSDQAGYAPYLDIFLRELEDKVEVARIQQQILDTICNQHLNDRLNEEIFRALNSSLLDITKLYEKYADPLQLSECKLAIIHCSGHQDAMLIQEIWTNIINNELKDASTAEDKMTILMSKIISLGQEYSGSPHCFPTF; translated from the exons ATGACTCTCACTGAAATGGAACCGcttaaaatacatttagaTGCCTTAGAAATGGCAGGAAAAGTAGttgatatacatattacaGCAGATAgtaattttccttctttaatCAATCTTATGCGATATAATGTTCaag gtgGACCAACTGTTAGTGGTCTTGATGATCATGATTATCCAAATATAAATGGAATGTCAATgtgtttttcaaatataaatcaaatgaaaGTACATAGTAAAATTTCTTTGCCATCTGAAATAATGGAACATTTTCATC GTGTACAATGTCATTCTATGATGGGACTTTTTACAGAAATTTCAAAAGCATGGCTTACAATTGATAGTGATATATATGTTTGGTCATATGAAAAtga gTCTGATGTTGCATATTTTGATGGGTTAAATGAAACTATTATAAGTGTAGGTTTAGTTAAACCCAAACCAAATGTATTTCAATCTtatgtgaaatatttgttGATTCTTACAACTACAGTAGAAATAACTATTCTTGGAGTTAcattaatagaaaatgaag gcTCATCCCCAGAAATGCAATTAGTTCCAGAACCAATTTTTACAGTTGCTACAGATGGTATTGGTATTACAACAATAGCAAATACTAATACTGGTAGAATTTTTCTTGGTGGTAGAAATGGATccctttatgaaatatattatcag GCAGAAAGTAGCTGGTTTGGAAAAcgttgcaaaaaaataaatcattctgAAGGTCCATTATCATTTTTAGTTCCATCATTTGTCACTATAGCTTTATCAGAAGAAGAagcaataatacaaatttccaTTGATGAttcgcgaaatattttatatactttaggTGATAAAGGAACAATTACAGTGTGGGATATTGATAATGATGGTGCATCCAAAGTTGCATCTTTATCACAAGCTTCCTTAGTGCAAAATGCAGTTCATGTTGTTaa aacattggatagtaataattttcgacCATTAGTGAGCATATCTGCTATTACAGAATCAGAATCAGTACATTTAAACTTAGTTGTAATTGCGGCTACTGGAACACGTTTCTACTGCAGTTGCACTTCAGTTTCTAATCCAACATGTAGACCTCAAGGTCTGCAATTAATACATGTTAGATTACCACCAGGTTATGCTGCTAATGCTACAGTCATGAGACCAAGAAAAGTACAAATGGCACATTATAGAAAAg gaACACTTATTCTTGTTTGTGGTGGAGATACAGAAACTGTTTTATGTTTAAGTAATGATGCTTATCcatttactaattatttagCCGAAACTCAAAGTCCTTTATCGCTTGATAGTCCATTTTGGACAATGGCTGAAATTCTCGTAGAACCAGCTATACGTATTGAAAAACAAAGTATTACTCAAGAAGAACCTCCTCTTGTTGTAAGACAACATATGGAAGCTcctcgaaaatttatatttttaacttctcaa ggTGCCATAATTTATGTTCAAGTTCGTCCAatggatattttaaaacaacttCTTTTAGAACAACGTGGCCCTGATACTGAAGCCATTCGAGCATATTTTCAATCACAATCATTGGAACAAGCATGCGCAACTTGCCTTATTTTAGCTACACTTGAAAGTTCTCAAAATGCTGAG ttagcAGAATGGGCAACAAgagcattttttttatatggtaGTCAACGAACAACAAGCATTGGACCTCCACTGGATATACATG ATATTTGTACATCAACACCAAGAATTccaaattatgatttaagaCTTCAAGCTTTTCGACCTCATGCACCAGTTGGACTTAATACAGATATTTCTCTACAACAGTTTTCTGCAAAACACAatggtttatatttatatgtcgGAAGAATATTACGACCTATATGGAATATGCGTTGTATCaaacaagaaattataaacaacAAAACTcaa atTTCTAGTACAATTTCAACTAGACAAGTTAGTTGGATTTTAAGTCTCTTACAAGCATTAAGATCATTTCTCAATAAAAATACCCACATTACAAAGca acATGGTACTAATAAGACAACTGATGGATTTGAAACAACTATACGTAGTCATTGTCAAGAACCAATTGTTGAAGAAAGGAATTCTTTAGctgcattaaaaatttttattactcatGCCTGTGAAGTATTAGAACTTTGGAAAATTCTATgtgaaaatcatttaaataatattgtgaatTGTTTATCAaag gatcaaattaatcaattttctacGGCTACATttcgagatttaattttaattggtcATGAAATTTCTTCATTGTTGATCATTCATCTTATAGATAG TTATCTCGCAGATAATGCATCTGTTGATGCTGTTAGTCAAAGATTACGAGAAGTTTGcccaaatttatatagaaatgaagATGCTGTCTGTTCTAAG gccaatgaaataatcttaaaagcAAAAAGCTGTACAAATCTCAAAGAAAAGGAATGTTATTTGCGATCTgctttaaaa CTTTGTAAAGAAGTTGCTCCCAGGTTAAATTTAAGTGCAGTATGTCAACAATTTATTGCTTGTCAATTTTATGTGGGTGTACTTGAATTATGTATATCTTGTGCAGAAAGAGTAGATCCTAATAATACTgctttacattattataaaaataatgaaccaAAAGAAGATCAAGAAGGTTATATGAAAAG attagaaatttataaagaatttatcacACTATTGGACCACCTCTATAATCAAAGCATCTCTAATCCATTAACTCCCACTATATCTAGTAAAGTTGGATCTCCATCACAAAATAGTTCCACAGTTCCTGTTACTCCAGCAAAAGAAAta ttacAGAATATTATAACTGATGCATTACATTCTACATGTGAAATTCTCCATGCTTCAGTGTATGCTTGGATGATGGAAAGAAGACTTCATGGAGAACTTATAGCTCTTGCAGCACCTTCTTTAGAAACTTATCTTACCCGTGTTAATGCGCCAGATTTGCTTTGGcagttttatgaaaaaaataaaaatcatgctGCTGCAGCTAAAATCTTAGATGCTTTAGCGACAAAAga atcaaATATACCGTTGTCACAGAGAGTTGAATATTTAGCTCGAGCAGTAGTTTGTATGCGAAGCGACCAAGCTGGATATGCTCCATaccttgatatatttttacgtgAATTAGAAGACAAAGTAGAAGTTGCTAGAATACAACAACAG ATATTAGATACGATTTGTAATCAACATCTTAACGATCGGcttaatgaagaaatatttagagCATTAAATTCTTCATTACTTGATATTACAAAG ttatacGAAAAATATGCAGATCCTTTGCAATTGTCAGAATGTAAATTAGCTATAATTCATTGTTCTGGTCATCAAGATGCAATGTTAATCCAAGAAATCTGgactaatattataaacaatg aattAAAAGATGCATCAACAGCAGAGGATAAAATGACTATTTTAAtgagtaaaattatatctttgggACAAGAATATTCAGGATCACCACATTGTTTTCCA acttTTTGA